The following are encoded together in the Ranitomeya imitator isolate aRanImi1 chromosome 4, aRanImi1.pri, whole genome shotgun sequence genome:
- the LOC138674031 gene encoding polyadenylate-binding protein 1-A-like: MASEQRRVSVTSLYMANLHPDVSELMLYEKFRPAGPIISIRVCRDPVSRRSYGYAYVNFQCAGDAQRVVDTMNYDVICGRPVRIMWSLHDPSLYKSGVFIKNLDTSFDNKALHEAFSTFGKILSVTGDEKGSKFVHFETQDAAEKAIKAMNGVLLNDRIISVERFQSRSKREVESSARASEWFTNIYIKNFAEDMDDERLKQLFDHYGPLVSVKVMINEFGKSKGFGFVNFKRHEDALKAVEEMNGKDINGRVIYVGRAQKKVERQTELKRKFEQLKLDRITQSQGANLYVKNLDHGIDNERLRKVFSPYGTITSAKVMMEGGHSKGFGFVCFSSPHEAINALSKMSGRIIGDKPLYVSLAERKEERQARLDQHMKSLVNRESSTNPCNPYPLPIYKAMPTIKPVQMNSPYCKNRQIAQVRPSPPWKLQNERLNSFQNMPGPIHLPPVRPSTFNTIISAQSINTSTQAAGLQPISPSTSHSISQFAYNAGARNLQQLNQPRFTTQQPAVCAQGDLKATVLSAASPGEQKEMLGERLFPLVQAIQPTMSNKITGMLLELENSELLHMLESPESLRSMVEEAVEVLQAHQAMDTSYKTAD, from the coding sequence ATGGCCTCCGAGCAGCGCagagtgtccgtcacgtccctgtaTATGGCGAATCTGCACCCAGACGTCTCCGAGCTTATGCTGTATGAGAAGTTCCGCCCTGCCGGCCCCATCATATCCATCAGAGTGTGCAGGGACCCGGTGAGCCGCCGGTCTTACGGTTATGCTTACGTCAACTTCCAGTGTGCAGGGGATGCCCAGCGTGTGGTGGACACGATGAACTATGACGTCATATGTGGCAGGCCTGTGCGCATAATGTGGTCACTACATGACCCCTCCCTGTACAAGAGTGGGGTGTTCATCAAGAACCTGGACACATCCTTTGATAACAAAGCCCTGCATGAGGCGTTTTCTACATTTGGGAAGATATTGTCTGTCACGGGTGATGAAAAAGGATCCAAATTTGTCCATTTCGAGACCCAAGATGCAGCAGAGAAGGCCATAAAGGCCATGAATGGAGTCCTTTTAAATGACCGCATAATATCGGTGGAACGCTTCCAGTCGCGCAGTAAACGGGAAGTTGAGTCTAGTGCCAGAGCCAGCGAATGGTTCACCAACATATACATCAAGAACTTTGCAGAGGACATGGATGATGAACGTCTGAAGCAACTGTTTGACCATTATGGCCCTTTGGTTAGCGTTAAAGTCATGATCAATGAGTTTGGGAAGTCAAAAGGTTTTGGGTTTGTCAACTTTAAGAGACATGAGGATGCGCTAAAAGCTGTGGAAGAAATGAATGGCAAGGACATCAATGGTAGGGTCATCTATGTAGGCCGAGCCCAGAAGAAGGTGGAGAGACAAACTGAACTGAAAAGAAAGTTTGAACAATTGAAGCTGGACAGAATCACACAAAGCCAGGGTGCCAACCTCTATGTCAAAAATCTGGACCACGGTATTGATAACGAGAGGCTGCGAAAAGTATTCTCTCCATATGGGACCATCACCAGTGCCAAGGTAATGATGGAAGGTGGACACAGCAAAGGATTTGGCTTTGTGTGCTTCTCCTCTCCACATGAGGCAATCAATGCTCTCTCCAAAATGAGTGGTAGAATCATTGGTGACAAACCACTGTATGTTTCCCTGGCAGAGCGCAAGGAGGAACGTCAAGCCCGTCTAGACCAGCACATGAAGAGCTTGGTCAACAGGGAATCGTCAACCAATCCATGTAATCCTTATCCGTTACCTATATACAAAGCCATGCCAACTATTAAACCAGTTCAAATGAACTCTCCCTATTGCAAGAATAGGCAAATAGCTCAAGTTAGGCCAAGTCCACCTTGGAAATTACAGAATGAAAGACTTAACTCATTTCAGAATATGCCAGGGCCCATCCACCTTCCTCCTGTAAGACCTTCAACATTTAACACCATAATATCAGCTCAGAGTATTAACACTTCAACACAAGCAGCAGGGCTGCAACCTATATCTCCTTCCACAAGTCACTCAATCTCTCAGTTTGCCTATAATGCCGGTGCTCGTAATCTACAGCAACTTAATCAACCACGCTTTACTACGCAACAGCCTGCTGTCTGTGCACAAGGAGACCTCAAAGCCACTGTGCTGTCCGCAGCTTCTCCAGGGGAGCAGAAAGAAATGCTGGGCGAACGCCTCTTCCCTCTGGTCCAAGCCATACAACCTACAATGTCCAATAAAATAACTGGGATGTTACTAGAGCTCGAGAATTCGGAACTGCTCCACATGCTTGAGTCACCAGAATCCCTCCGCTCCATGGTAGAGGAAGCTGTTGAAGTACTGCAAGCCCATCAGGCAATGGACACGTCATATAAAACTGCTGATTAA